A window of Actinomadura viridis genomic DNA:
CTGTCGGGATCGAGCGGCTGGGCGGCCGTCATCACCACCCGTACGTTCTCCGGCGTGACGACCGTCAGCTCGATGGCGTTCCAGGGCATCTCACGCGGCCCGCCGGTGCACCCCGCCACGAGTCCCTCGCACCGCTCGGCGATCTGGTCGAGCTGGCCGAGGACGCAGGAGAAACCGACGCTCATCGCGGGAAGCCGGCCCGCCTCTTCGGCGGGCACGAGCAGGACGTCCTGGAAGGCCCAGCGCCGCAGGTGGGTCAGCCTGCCCGGTACGGAGAACAGGTCGACGAACCCGAGCCCGCGGACCCAGAAGTCCCGCGAAGCCTCCAGATCGGGAGTGGGGACGGTGACGAACATAGGCATGCCGTAGATGCCGCGGTAGATCTCGGGGGCGGCGGCGTCCAGTGCCGGCATGGGAACGGGGCTGACGTATTCGCTCATGCCCCGATCGTCGAGGCTCCAGTCACGTCAAGGTCAAGCCCGGCCCGAGGTCAGCCGCAGCGGTCGTTGTTGAGCTTCAGCGAGGAACCCCATTGGCCCACGGCGTACCCCCTCAGGTCGGGGATCCGGGTACCCGCCTGGATGCAGGTATGGGAGCCGCTGTAGTGACCCGAACGGTAGATCCGCGCCGTGCGCGGTGTGGAGCCGTTGTTGATGACCGACAGCGTTCGGTCGTTGATCGGGGTCTTGACGAGGCTGACGCTGCCGTCGCTCGCGCGGCGCACGTAGGGCGTCCCGCGAAAGCCGACCTGCGGATAGATGCACACCTGCCCGCTCCCGCAGGGGACCCGTGCCGAGGCGCCCGCCGCGCCCGCCGTGCTCAGCGGCACGA
This region includes:
- a CDS encoding VOC family protein, which codes for MSEYVSPVPMPALDAAAPEIYRGIYGMPMFVTVPTPDLEASRDFWVRGLGFVDLFSVPGRLTHLRRWAFQDVLLVPAEEAGRLPAMSVGFSCVLGQLDQIAERCEGLVAGCTGGPREMPWNAIELTVVTPENVRVVMTAAQPLDPDSAQADRIRAMGIEVPRG
- a CDS encoding peptidase inhibitor family I36 protein; this translates as MRHAFVAATTASMLVVVPLSTAGAAGASARVPCGSGQVCIYPQVGFRGTPYVRRASDGSVSLVKTPINDRTLSVINNGSTPRTARIYRSGHYSGSHTCIQAGTRIPDLRGYAVGQWGSSLKLNNDRCG